The following are encoded together in the bacterium genome:
- a CDS encoding 4Fe-4S dicluster domain-containing protein, with amino-acid sequence MPRQPATVTIDVETCKGCALCVDVCPPKVLAMTTHEVNRIGYRYPVLSDGCTGCELCFRMCPDFCFEVYRGTEA; translated from the coding sequence ATGCCGCGCCAGCCCGCGACGGTCACCATCGACGTCGAGACCTGCAAGGGGTGCGCCCTGTGCGTCGACGTCTGTCCGCCGAAGGTGCTGGCGATGACGACCCACGAGGTGAACCGTATCGGCTACCGCTACCCCGTCCTCTCGGACGGGTGCACGGGCTGCGAGCTGTGCTTCCGGATGTGCCCGGACTTCTGCTTCGAGGTGTACCGGGGGACCGAGGCATGA
- a CDS encoding PA0069 family radical SAM protein encodes MTAPPLRPRGTTAAPGNRYEQLRVERDEEPDGSEPTRFYRDASRTILAENRSPDVGFRYSVNPYRGCEHGCIYCYARPSHEYLGFDAGLDFESRIMVKDDAPALLRRALASPRWEPQVVALSGNTDCYQPVERRLRLTRRCLEVFADFRNPVGVITKSALVARDADLLGALARHGAAQVAVSVTTLDPELARRMEPRAAQPARRLEAIATLAAAGVPVTVMVAPVIPGLTDEEMPRILAAAAAAGARSAAWTLVRLAQPLDALFDEWLARSYPDRRARILGRIRQTRRGRLNDTTFGQRHRGVGAHAAQIAALFAVSARKVGLDRALPALSTAAFRRPPARGDQLALF; translated from the coding sequence GTGACCGCGCCGCCGCTTCGCCCCCGAGGCACCACCGCCGCCCCCGGCAACCGCTACGAGCAGCTCCGCGTCGAGCGCGACGAGGAGCCCGACGGCAGCGAGCCCACCCGCTTCTACCGCGACGCCAGCAGGACGATCCTGGCGGAGAACCGGAGCCCCGACGTCGGCTTTCGCTACAGCGTGAACCCGTACCGGGGCTGCGAGCACGGCTGCATCTATTGCTACGCGCGTCCGTCGCACGAGTACCTCGGCTTCGACGCCGGCCTCGACTTCGAGAGCCGCATCATGGTGAAGGACGACGCCCCGGCGTTGCTGCGGCGCGCGCTCGCGTCGCCGAGGTGGGAGCCGCAGGTCGTGGCGCTCTCGGGCAACACCGACTGCTATCAGCCGGTGGAGCGGCGGCTGCGGCTCACGCGACGCTGTCTCGAGGTGTTCGCCGACTTCCGCAATCCCGTCGGCGTGATCACGAAGTCCGCGCTCGTCGCGCGCGACGCGGACCTGCTCGGCGCCCTGGCGCGCCACGGCGCCGCGCAGGTCGCGGTCTCGGTCACCACGCTCGATCCGGAGCTCGCTCGCCGCATGGAGCCGCGGGCGGCGCAGCCTGCGAGGCGGCTGGAGGCGATCGCGACGCTCGCGGCGGCGGGCGTGCCGGTGACGGTCATGGTCGCGCCGGTGATCCCGGGTCTCACCGACGAGGAGATGCCGCGCATCCTCGCCGCGGCGGCGGCCGCGGGTGCACGCAGCGCCGCGTGGACGCTCGTGCGGCTGGCGCAGCCGCTCGACGCACTCTTCGACGAATGGCTCGCGCGGAGCTACCCCGACCGGCGTGCGCGCATCCTCGGCCGCATCCGCCAGACGCGCCGGGGACGCCTCAACGACACCACGTTCGGGCAGCGGCACCGCGGCGTCGGGGCGCATGCGGCGCAGATTGCCGCGTTGTTCGCCGTGTCGGCGCGCAAGGTCGGCCTCGATCGCGCCCTGCCCGCGCTGTCGACGGCCGCCTTCCGGCGTCCACCGGCGCGCGGCGACCAGCTCGCGCTCTTCTAG
- a CDS encoding flippase, whose translation MAAKKTGAQPAKKSAKSGPAKQAGSGDNRFLRDIVQVFGGNVAMMIIGVGTGAITARALGPHDRGLFQLLVLLPVTLGNFAKLGIPQASVYFMRRRGASASQVASNAFWAALVMGTLMAIACWFGRDWIQERLLKDAPRDVLLPILMLIPAILLQTYFLGIAQAQQRFHEYNIQQVVPNLLALVGMFVVLLVLDLGLIGAVLTHVAINLFMTVWLALRIHRVAPLRWRVDTTLARDMLGFGGKSYVQTLAATQHQKIDQYLIGYLLTPDQVGLYAIAVNMTNILTRIWEATGTVLFPRLAASDDRTAHAATARVARHTVFITVVGALGLLVAGPIVIPLIYGRDFAGAVPALLWLLPSLVMMALYQILTRNFTSRGKQEINIIAAVLALVLNVGCNLWLIPRYGIVGAAIANNISYSVAAILLLVAFVRESGHGLAEATVLRGNEVRAMLQRIQRLGLQLVGRAGA comes from the coding sequence GTGGCGGCGAAGAAGACGGGCGCCCAGCCGGCGAAGAAGTCGGCGAAGTCGGGGCCGGCGAAGCAGGCGGGGAGCGGCGACAATCGCTTCCTGCGCGACATCGTCCAGGTCTTCGGCGGCAACGTCGCGATGATGATCATCGGCGTCGGCACGGGCGCGATCACCGCGCGCGCCCTGGGCCCGCACGATCGCGGTCTCTTCCAGCTCCTCGTGCTGCTGCCGGTGACGCTCGGCAACTTCGCCAAGCTCGGCATCCCGCAGGCGAGCGTCTACTTCATGCGCCGCCGCGGCGCCTCGGCGTCGCAGGTGGCGTCGAACGCGTTCTGGGCGGCGCTGGTCATGGGCACGCTCATGGCGATCGCCTGCTGGTTCGGGCGCGACTGGATCCAGGAGCGGCTCCTCAAGGATGCGCCGCGCGACGTGCTGCTGCCGATCCTGATGCTGATCCCGGCGATCCTGCTCCAGACCTACTTCCTCGGCATCGCGCAGGCGCAGCAGCGCTTCCACGAGTACAACATCCAGCAGGTCGTCCCGAACCTGCTCGCCCTGGTCGGCATGTTCGTCGTGCTGCTGGTGCTCGACCTCGGGCTGATCGGCGCGGTGCTCACCCACGTCGCGATCAACCTCTTCATGACGGTGTGGCTCGCGCTGCGCATCCATCGCGTGGCGCCGCTGCGCTGGCGCGTCGACACCACGCTCGCGCGCGACATGCTGGGCTTCGGCGGCAAGTCCTACGTGCAGACGCTGGCGGCGACGCAGCACCAGAAGATCGACCAGTACCTGATCGGCTACCTGCTGACGCCGGACCAGGTCGGCCTGTACGCCATCGCCGTCAACATGACGAACATCCTCACCCGCATCTGGGAGGCGACGGGCACCGTGCTGTTCCCGCGGCTCGCCGCGTCCGACGACCGCACCGCCCATGCGGCGACGGCGCGCGTCGCCCGGCACACGGTGTTCATCACGGTGGTGGGGGCGCTCGGCCTGCTCGTCGCCGGGCCGATCGTCATTCCGCTGATCTACGGCCGGGACTTCGCGGGCGCCGTGCCGGCGTTGCTCTGGCTCCTGCCCAGCCTCGTGATGATGGCGCTCTACCAGATACTGACGCGCAACTTCACCAGCCGCGGCAAGCAGGAGATCAACATCATCGCCGCGGTGCTCGCCCTCGTCCTGAACGTCGGCTGCAACCTGTGGCTCATCCCGCGCTACGGCATCGTCGGCGCCGCGATCGCGAACAACATCTCGTACTCGGTCGCCGCGATCCTCCTGCTCGTCGCCTTCGTGCGCGAATCCGGCCACGGGCTCGCCGAGGCGACCGTCCTGCGCGGGAACGAGGTGCGCGCCATGCTCCAGCGCATCCAGCGCCTCGGTCTCCAGCTCGTCGGCCGCGCCGGCGCCTGA
- a CDS encoding aldolase produces MRARLHRLLGPDGNCFDVAIDHGVFNEPTFLGGIADMPRAVAAIVAAGPDAIQLTPGQAPLLQNVPGRTKPALVLRTDVANVYGTTLPRALFCEPMTDAVEQAVRLDAAAVVVNLLLLPDQPELHRQCVRNVVALKPVCERFGMPLMVEPIAMKLPSAQGGYAVDGDVAKIVPLVRQAVELGADLIKADPPDEPADLARVLEVAGAVPVLVRGGGKADEAEILRRTHAVMRAGARGIVYGRNVIQHPNPTAMTRAFMAIVHDGATPEQALAILRGSHA; encoded by the coding sequence GTGCGCGCGCGCCTCCATCGGCTCCTCGGTCCGGACGGCAACTGCTTCGACGTCGCGATCGACCACGGTGTCTTCAACGAGCCGACGTTCCTCGGCGGCATCGCCGACATGCCGCGGGCCGTCGCCGCGATCGTCGCCGCGGGGCCCGACGCCATCCAGCTGACCCCCGGCCAGGCGCCGCTGCTCCAGAACGTCCCGGGCAGGACCAAGCCGGCGCTCGTGCTGCGCACCGACGTCGCCAACGTCTACGGCACGACGCTGCCGCGCGCGCTCTTCTGCGAGCCGATGACCGACGCGGTCGAGCAGGCCGTGCGGCTCGACGCCGCCGCCGTCGTCGTGAACCTGCTGTTGCTGCCCGACCAGCCCGAGCTGCACCGGCAGTGCGTGCGCAACGTGGTCGCGCTGAAGCCGGTCTGCGAGCGCTTCGGCATGCCGCTCATGGTCGAGCCGATCGCCATGAAGCTGCCGTCGGCGCAGGGCGGGTATGCGGTCGACGGCGACGTCGCGAAGATCGTGCCGCTCGTGCGTCAGGCGGTCGAGCTCGGCGCCGACCTCATCAAGGCCGATCCGCCGGACGAGCCCGCCGACCTCGCGCGCGTCCTCGAGGTCGCGGGGGCGGTGCCGGTGCTCGTGCGCGGCGGCGGCAAGGCGGACGAGGCGGAGATCCTGCGCCGCACCCACGCCGTCATGCGCGCCGGCGCCCGCGGCATCGTCTACGGTCGCAACGTCATCCAGCACCCGAACCCGACCGCCATGACCCGGGCCTTCATGGCCATCGTCCACGACGGCGCCACGCCCGAGCAGGCGCTCGCGATCCTCCGGGGGAGCCATGCGTAG
- a CDS encoding glutathione S-transferase N-terminal domain-containing protein, producing MLRALDVATSVGASAARVFTGAWVGPLGPRPARPLELYEFEACPFCRKVREALSILDLEAFVYPCPKGGSRYRDEVVRWGGRAMFPWFHDPNTGVRMYESSDIVQYLFAKYGTGSVPLLLRLGPLTVAQSSLASAWRPLRGARAVASKRPIHPLELWSFEASPFCRLAREALCELELPYLLHNVAHGSPSREAFVARSGKMQVPYLYDPNTGKEMFESAGIVAYLRGTYAAG from the coding sequence ATGCTGCGTGCCCTCGACGTCGCGACCTCGGTCGGCGCCTCCGCGGCGCGCGTCTTCACCGGCGCCTGGGTCGGCCCGCTCGGCCCGCGCCCCGCGCGTCCTCTCGAGCTCTACGAGTTCGAGGCCTGCCCGTTCTGTCGCAAGGTGCGCGAAGCGCTCTCGATCCTCGATCTCGAGGCCTTCGTCTATCCCTGCCCGAAGGGCGGCTCGCGCTACCGCGACGAGGTGGTGCGCTGGGGCGGCAGGGCGATGTTCCCATGGTTCCACGACCCGAACACCGGCGTGCGGATGTACGAGTCGAGCGACATCGTCCAGTACCTCTTCGCCAAGTACGGCACCGGCTCGGTACCGCTGCTGCTGCGCCTCGGCCCGCTGACGGTCGCACAGTCGAGCCTGGCGTCCGCCTGGCGTCCGCTGCGCGGCGCGCGCGCCGTCGCCTCGAAGCGCCCGATCCATCCCCTCGAGCTGTGGAGCTTCGAGGCGTCGCCGTTCTGTCGTCTCGCCCGTGAAGCCCTGTGCGAGCTCGAGCTGCCGTACCTGCTCCACAACGTCGCCCACGGCAGCCCGTCGCGCGAGGCGTTCGTCGCCCGCTCGGGCAAGATGCAGGTGCCGTACCTGTACGATCCGAACACCGGGAAGGAGATGTTCGAGAGCGCGGGCATCGTGGCGTACCTGCGCGGGACGTACGCGGCGGGCTGA
- a CDS encoding 2-oxoacid:acceptor oxidoreductase family protein, producing the protein MERAVVMTGLGGQGIQLAAKLLAEAAMLEGREVMMFGIFMGMIRGGSSESTVVIGDRPIETPPIVPSAWAVLAMHGDGLAKLGPKLEPGGIVCTNRSLVTSPPAWPGVRQVDVAATDLAKEMGQPLGASMIALGAFVRATGIVGLEALGRALDTVLPPHRRKHAEANRRCLERGADAVAAPAGETAWT; encoded by the coding sequence ATGGAACGGGCCGTCGTCATGACCGGGCTCGGCGGCCAGGGGATCCAGCTGGCGGCCAAGCTGCTGGCCGAGGCGGCGATGCTCGAGGGCCGCGAGGTCATGATGTTCGGCATCTTCATGGGCATGATCCGCGGCGGGTCGAGCGAGTCGACGGTCGTGATCGGGGACCGGCCGATCGAGACGCCGCCCATCGTGCCGAGCGCCTGGGCCGTGCTCGCGATGCACGGCGACGGGCTGGCGAAGCTGGGGCCGAAGCTGGAGCCCGGCGGCATCGTCTGCACGAACCGGAGCCTCGTGACGTCGCCGCCGGCGTGGCCAGGGGTGCGCCAGGTGGACGTCGCGGCGACCGACCTCGCCAAGGAGATGGGGCAGCCGCTCGGCGCGAGCATGATCGCGCTCGGCGCCTTCGTGCGCGCCACCGGCATCGTCGGCCTCGAGGCGCTCGGGCGCGCGCTCGACACCGTGCTGCCGCCGCACCGGCGCAAGCACGCCGAGGCCAACCGGCGGTGTCTCGAGCGCGGTGCGGATGCCGTGGCGGCGCCGGCCGGCGAGACCGCCTGGACCTGA
- a CDS encoding MATE family efflux transporter has protein sequence MRAPSLPRAGSGPVSLAEELAGAPWPARARATWGLAWPVILAFSLESIVGLIDALLVGRLGANATAAVGLGVQMLSAMNLAMFAVGTGALAIVARHVGAGERAAAEAAVGQSLLAAAGLGLATAAVVVPCAPLLIGLFRIEPGVAAEAVPFIRLLMLGLAPSAVVFTVSASLRAAGDTRTPLLIGAVVGLTNVVLAWGLIFGHFGLPALGVRGAGLATASAFTVGAALGVGLLLRGRLALAVHWRSLRPRPAIVGRVLRVGYPAAIEHAIMQAGFLAYMAFAAHYGTGAVAAYFIGVRVLALAFLPGLGFGAAAGALVGQSLGARRADDATRDGWMAVWLSMAFMTTGGLVLFAVARPVAQLFVDDAAVVDAAVPFIQVLALVHPLMAIDFTLSGALRGAGDTRFPLLVALLGFYVGRLGASYVVTFVLGLPILWLWLTLVLDYIVRASLKSWRFRSGAWQRMRV, from the coding sequence ATGCGCGCGCCCTCGCTTCCCCGGGCCGGCTCCGGTCCCGTCTCGCTCGCCGAGGAGCTGGCCGGCGCCCCGTGGCCCGCCCGGGCGCGCGCCACCTGGGGCCTCGCGTGGCCGGTCATCCTGGCCTTCTCGCTCGAGTCGATCGTCGGGCTGATCGACGCCCTGCTCGTGGGGCGGCTCGGGGCCAATGCCACGGCCGCGGTCGGGCTCGGCGTCCAGATGCTGTCGGCGATGAACCTCGCCATGTTCGCCGTCGGCACCGGGGCGCTGGCGATCGTCGCGCGGCACGTGGGGGCGGGCGAGCGCGCCGCGGCCGAAGCGGCGGTCGGACAGTCGCTGCTGGCGGCGGCGGGGCTCGGGCTCGCGACCGCGGCGGTCGTCGTCCCGTGTGCGCCGCTGCTGATCGGCCTCTTCCGCATCGAGCCGGGCGTCGCGGCGGAGGCGGTGCCGTTCATCCGCCTGCTGATGCTGGGGCTGGCGCCGTCGGCGGTGGTGTTCACGGTGTCGGCGAGCCTGCGGGCGGCGGGCGACACGCGCACGCCGCTGCTCATCGGCGCGGTCGTCGGCCTCACCAACGTCGTTCTCGCCTGGGGCCTCATCTTCGGGCACTTCGGCCTGCCGGCGCTCGGCGTGCGCGGTGCGGGTCTGGCGACGGCGTCGGCGTTCACGGTCGGCGCGGCGCTCGGGGTGGGGCTTCTCCTGCGCGGCCGGCTCGCGCTCGCCGTGCACTGGCGCTCGCTGCGGCCGCGGCCGGCGATCGTCGGCCGCGTGCTGCGCGTCGGCTACCCGGCGGCGATCGAGCACGCGATCATGCAGGCCGGGTTCCTCGCCTACATGGCCTTCGCGGCGCACTACGGCACCGGCGCGGTGGCGGCCTACTTCATCGGCGTGCGCGTCCTGGCGCTGGCCTTCCTGCCCGGGCTCGGGTTCGGCGCCGCCGCCGGTGCGCTCGTCGGCCAGTCGCTCGGCGCGCGTCGCGCCGACGACGCCACGCGCGACGGCTGGATGGCCGTGTGGCTGTCGATGGCCTTCATGACGACGGGCGGCCTCGTGCTGTTCGCGGTGGCGCGCCCGGTGGCGCAGCTCTTCGTCGACGACGCCGCGGTGGTCGACGCCGCCGTGCCCTTCATCCAGGTGCTGGCGCTCGTGCACCCGCTCATGGCCATCGACTTCACGCTGAGCGGCGCGCTGCGCGGCGCCGGCGACACGCGCTTCCCGCTGCTGGTGGCGCTGCTCGGCTTCTACGTCGGGCGCCTCGGCGCGTCGTACGTCGTGACCTTCGTGCTCGGCCTGCCGATCCTGTGGCTGTGGCTGACCCTCGTCCTCGACTACATCGTGCGCGCGAGCCTCAAGAGCTGGCGCTTCCGCTCCGGCGCCTGGCAGCGCATGCGGGTGTGA
- a CDS encoding acetyl-CoA acetyltransferase, producing MKPDAIRDKVAIVGMGCSKFGENWDKDPQDMIVEAAFEAYADAKIEDPQRQIEAVFCGAQYPSKGTAEVADALKLYDRPVSMVVNYCATGTDAFRYGVFAVASGMYDTVLVVGFDKPKDRGVSGPSVAVTGVRGLPATPAGWFSLCAAQYFQTYGAGREDLARIAVKNHHNGTLAPKSMLKREITVEDALGARMISWPFGLYDCAAQSDGAAAAIITSRELAKSYRDDFVLVRGIGIALSPNPQEDPAFDFLRWRASEMAAKQVYAQAGITNPRKEIDVAQVHDCFTLTELLAYEDLGFCEKGSAKEHIQSGTFALDGELPVNTDGGLKTFGHPTGATGVRMIYENYKQLQGKAEKRQVKNATVGLSHNIGGAPQACGICIVAMP from the coding sequence ATGAAGCCTGACGCCATCCGGGACAAGGTCGCGATCGTCGGTATGGGCTGCTCCAAGTTCGGCGAGAACTGGGACAAGGACCCGCAGGACATGATCGTCGAGGCCGCGTTCGAGGCCTACGCCGACGCGAAGATCGAGGATCCGCAGCGGCAGATCGAGGCGGTCTTCTGCGGGGCGCAGTACCCGTCGAAGGGCACGGCCGAGGTGGCGGACGCGCTCAAGCTCTACGACCGGCCCGTCAGCATGGTGGTGAACTACTGCGCCACCGGCACCGACGCCTTCCGCTACGGCGTCTTCGCGGTCGCGTCGGGCATGTACGACACGGTGCTGGTCGTCGGCTTCGACAAGCCGAAGGACCGCGGCGTCTCGGGGCCGAGCGTCGCGGTCACCGGCGTGCGCGGTCTCCCGGCGACGCCCGCCGGCTGGTTCTCGCTCTGCGCCGCGCAGTACTTCCAGACCTACGGCGCCGGCCGCGAGGACCTCGCCAGGATCGCCGTCAAGAACCACCACAACGGCACGCTCGCGCCGAAGTCGATGCTGAAGCGGGAGATCACGGTCGAAGACGCCCTGGGCGCGCGCATGATCTCCTGGCCCTTCGGCCTCTACGACTGCGCCGCGCAGTCCGACGGCGCCGCCGCGGCGATCATCACCAGCCGCGAGCTCGCGAAGTCCTACCGCGACGACTTCGTCCTCGTGCGCGGCATCGGCATCGCGCTGTCGCCGAACCCGCAGGAGGATCCGGCCTTCGACTTCCTGCGCTGGCGCGCGAGCGAGATGGCCGCGAAGCAGGTCTACGCGCAGGCGGGCATCACCAACCCGCGCAAGGAGATCGACGTCGCCCAGGTGCACGACTGCTTCACGCTGACCGAGCTGCTCGCCTACGAGGATCTCGGCTTCTGCGAGAAGGGCTCCGCGAAGGAGCACATCCAGAGCGGCACCTTCGCGCTCGACGGCGAGCTGCCGGTCAACACCGACGGCGGTCTCAAGACGTTCGGTCACCCGACGGGGGCCACCGGCGTCCGCATGATCTACGAGAACTACAAGCAGCTGCAGGGCAAGGCCGAGAAGCGTCAGGTGAAGAACGCGACGGTGGGCCTGTCGCACAACATCGGCGGCGCGCCGCAGGCGTGCGGCATCTGCATCGTCGCGATGCCCTGA